A stretch of the Qingrenia yutianensis genome encodes the following:
- a CDS encoding PrgI family protein: protein MEIRINKEIKDYHESLFFGLSTRQFICSVAAVGAAVGIYFGLKNYIDKETVSWLCIVAASPIAIAGFFKYNGMNFEEFVGAWFRSEFLAAGVRKFESTNYLYEMIKEELTNGNAKSVRKKKPNKKAKKKNCKDGSAVDTH, encoded by the coding sequence TTGGAGATAAGAATCAATAAGGAAATTAAGGACTATCACGAAAGCCTGTTTTTCGGACTTTCCACACGGCAGTTTATCTGTTCGGTAGCGGCGGTCGGAGCCGCTGTCGGGATATATTTCGGACTTAAAAACTATATCGACAAAGAAACGGTATCTTGGCTTTGTATTGTGGCGGCTTCACCTATTGCCATTGCCGGCTTTTTCAAATACAACGGTATGAACTTTGAAGAATTTGTCGGAGCGTGGTTTAGGTCTGAATTTCTCGCTGCCGGAGTGCGAAAATTTGAAAGCACGAATTATCTTTATGAAATGATAAAGGAGGAACTCACAAATGGCAATGCTAAATCTGTTCGGAAGAAAAAACCGAATAAAAAAGCAAAAAAGAAAAATTGCAAGGACGGTTCAGCA